In Phyllopteryx taeniolatus isolate TA_2022b chromosome 13, UOR_Ptae_1.2, whole genome shotgun sequence, the following are encoded in one genomic region:
- the pkdccb gene encoding extracellular tyrosine-protein kinase PKDCC: MSAAVGKSLRAGAVLSVAVLSVLVCLLLGSVHQLGGGGREDLDEELASLRAALSDQLAQRRQEILPLLSPGRVEEPSSAWDSHLWGELTRGAAGGAPLGCGALRDMRPLEVLGSGYTKLVVKVTLAGGEPVALKMVNEHGIDMGKCVEGFKDPRGCRQLVSCKLCKEVVLLHRLRHPNVIELRGHCVGDSGGQVTVILEQGNPLQMLQLLQSPWEDRFRVCLDLVRLLHFLSRSPLGSVALLDFQPRQFVMVSGELKLTDLDDASATATPCDRDADCSLQFPHRNFTLTCSARGVCEGLNEKMNIYNAYRYFFTYLLPHQAPPGLTHLVERIMNATGELKADINETLDAFEHILHLYQSGLHLDKLPPSVLRDYNVMRGMTTSGNTDYRCWPSYSQQGCVLSVHSAKEAAHICNSHSQCTSFSLTGQKTWTGRPLATFRSSFSLLVPDETSEVYVKKSTAV, encoded by the exons ATGTCCGCCGCCGTGGGCAAGTCGTTACGCGCGGGCGCCGTGCTCTCCGTGGCGGTCCTGTCCGTCCTGGTGTGCTTGCTCCTCGGCAGCGTGCACcagctcggcggcggcggccgcgaAGATCTGGATGAAGAGCTGGCGTCTCTCCGCGCGGCGTTGAGCGACCAACTCGCCCAAAGACGCCAAGAAATTCTCCCCCTGCTTTCCCCCGGACGCGTCGAGGAGCCCTCCTCCGCCTGGGATTCTCATCTGTGGGGCGAGCTCACGCGCGGCGCCGCCGGCGGGGCTCCGCTGGGTTGCGGAGCTCTGCGGGACATGCGGCCGCTGGAGGTGCTCGGCTCCGGGTACACCAAGCTGGTGGTGAAGGTGACGCTGGCCGGAGGAGAGCCGGTGGCCCTCAAGATGGTCAACGAGCACGGCATCGACATGGGCAAGTGCGTGGAGGGATTCAAGGACCCCCGCGGATGCCGTCAGCTGGTTTCCTGCAAACTCTGCAAGGAAGTTGTCCTCCTGCACAGGCTGCGGCATCCCAACGTCATCGAG TTGCGTGGTCACTGTGTCGGCGACTCGGGAGGCCAAGTCACCGTCATCCTGGAGCAGGGGAACCCTCTCCAGatgctccagctgctccagaGCCCCTGGGAGGACCGCTTCAGG GTGTGTCTGGACCTGGTGCGcctcctccacttcctgtcgcgCTCTCCACTAGGATCGGTGGCTCTGCTCGACTTTCAGCCTCGCCAGTTCGTCATGGTGTCGGGCGAGCTCAAGCTCACCGACCTGGACGACGCCAGCGCGACGGCGACTCCCTGCGACCGCGACGCCGACTGCTCGCTGCAGTTTCCGCACCGAAATTTCACCCTGACCTGCTCGGCCCGCGGAGTGTGCGAAGGTCTCAATGAGAAGATGAACATTTACAACGCGTATAG GTACTTTTTCACCTACCTGCTGCCTCACCAGGCCCCGCCCGGCCTCACTCACCTGGTGGAGCGCATCATGAACGCCACAG GTGAGCTGAAAGCCGACATCAACGAGACGCTGGATGCTTTCGAGCACATCCTGCACCTCTACCAGTCTGGCCTGCACCTGGACAAGCTGCCTCCATCTGTACTCCGAG ATTACAACGTGATGCGAGGCATGACGACGTCAGGCAACACAGACTACCGCTGCTGGCCGTCCTACAGCCAGCAAGGCTGCGTGCTGTCCGTCCACAGCGCCAAAGAGGCAGCACACATCTGCAACTCACACTCGCAGTGCACCAGCTTTTCTCTGACTGGACAGAAAACATGGACAG GTCGCCCACTGGCCACTTTCAGGAGCAGCTTCAGTCTTCTGGTGCCTGACGAAACCTCTGAGGTGTACGTGAAGAAAAGCACAGCTGTGTAA